The following coding sequences lie in one Erwinia amylovora genomic window:
- a CDS encoding 4-oxalomesaconate tautomerase — MRQRRIPCLLMRGGTSKAACFLAADLPQDPGLRDRVLLAVMGSPDIRQIDGLGGADPLTSKVAIVQPSTRADADVDYLFAQVDVDVAHVDYGQNCGNILAAMGPFALERGLVSAQGERSAIRIFMQNTGQIAVAEFATPNGQMDYDGELKIDGVPRSAAEIVLNFQNIAGSSCGALLPTGQARDRIDHIEVTCIDNGMPVVLVRADSLGRSGYESREQLDADEALKSRLESIRLQAGPRMNLGDVSQRTVPKMTLLAEPRNGGAISSRTFIPHRCHASIGVFGAVSVATACLIPGSVAHRLARTGSENSQRLSVEHPGGEFSVRLQRDHAGQLAGCGLLRTARLIFAGEVLIPGSVWPISAE; from the coding sequence ATGCGCCAGCGCCGGATCCCTTGCCTGCTGATGCGTGGCGGCACCTCGAAAGCCGCCTGTTTTCTCGCCGCCGACCTGCCGCAAGACCCCGGGCTGCGCGACCGCGTACTGCTGGCGGTGATGGGCTCGCCCGATATCCGCCAGATAGACGGATTAGGCGGCGCAGATCCGCTCACCAGCAAGGTCGCGATTGTCCAGCCTTCTACCCGGGCGGACGCGGATGTTGATTACCTGTTTGCCCAGGTCGATGTCGATGTCGCCCATGTCGACTACGGCCAGAACTGCGGCAATATCCTTGCGGCGATGGGGCCGTTTGCCCTGGAGCGTGGCCTGGTCAGCGCACAGGGTGAACGCAGCGCGATACGCATTTTTATGCAAAACACCGGGCAAATTGCAGTGGCGGAGTTTGCCACCCCCAATGGCCAGATGGATTACGATGGCGAGCTGAAAATTGACGGCGTACCGCGCAGTGCCGCAGAGATTGTGCTTAATTTTCAAAATATTGCCGGGTCAAGCTGCGGGGCACTGTTGCCCACCGGTCAGGCCAGAGATCGCATCGATCATATCGAAGTGACCTGCATCGACAACGGTATGCCGGTGGTGCTGGTGCGAGCCGACTCGCTTGGCCGCAGCGGTTATGAAAGCCGCGAGCAGCTGGACGCCGATGAAGCGTTGAAAAGTCGCCTGGAATCGATTCGTCTGCAGGCCGGGCCGCGTATGAACCTCGGTGATGTCAGCCAGCGCACGGTGCCGAAAATGACCCTGCTTGCTGAACCGCGCAACGGCGGAGCCATCAGTTCGCGCACCTTCATTCCCCACCGCTGTCACGCCTCGATTGGCGTTTTTGGCGCGGTGAGCGTGGCTACCGCCTGCCTGATCCCCGGCAGCGTGGCACACAGGCTGGCGCGCACCGGCAGTGAAAACAGTCAGCGCCTGAGCGTTGAGCACCCCGGCGGAGAGTTCAGCGTACGACTCCAGCGAGATCACGCCGGCCAGCTTGCAGGCTGCGGCCTGCTGCGTACCGCCCGGCTGATTTTTGCCGGTGAGGTGCTGATCCCGGGTTCAGTCTGGCCCATTAGCGCGGAGTAG